One genomic window of Pseudomonas chlororaphis subsp. piscium includes the following:
- a CDS encoding phage portal protein: MWPFSKRESAAEQLMTEAIRVARASVDGQQIVAQGGGGGVETRWRGASRVLRSVASWLPGLGSPRRDFNQNERRMLVARSRDAMRNHLVARAAITRLRTNVVGTGLVCRAQVDHEALGLTEEEAEQLNAKLDRLWSLYADDPRECDAEATLNHYQLQALVLVSSMVAGDVFVASPDQERPGCIFSTRLQLIESDRVGNPNGGMDRAELVEGVEFDGLGSPVAYHVCSGYPGEHLAGKTLHWERLTVFGAETGRRRVLHVMADKERPGQKRGVPYLSPVLEPLQKLERYSSAELMAAVISAMFTVFIKKSNDFSTGNLPMSALTEEQPGGDDSSDGTLALGEGAIVDLGVGEEPMVANPGRPNAQFDPFFTAVVKEIGAALELPLEELLLHYSSSYSAARAAMLQAWRFYSLRRWWLACDFCQPSRELVIDEAVARGLIDLPGYNVPARRKAYCQAIWIGPARGAIDELKEANAAGKRIEIGVSNETLETAAMTGEPWQQVIRQRTREVTYRRTHNMQALPKSGLESPPDPNPEEE; the protein is encoded by the coding sequence ATGTGGCCGTTCAGTAAACGGGAGTCGGCTGCCGAGCAGCTGATGACCGAAGCGATCCGCGTGGCCAGGGCATCGGTCGATGGGCAACAGATCGTCGCCCAGGGCGGCGGCGGTGGGGTCGAAACTCGCTGGCGCGGCGCGTCCCGGGTATTGCGCAGCGTAGCCAGCTGGCTGCCTGGCCTCGGCAGCCCACGGCGCGACTTCAATCAGAACGAGCGCCGCATGCTGGTGGCGCGCTCCCGTGATGCCATGCGTAACCACCTGGTGGCCCGCGCGGCAATCACGCGGCTACGCACCAACGTCGTGGGCACGGGGCTGGTCTGTCGCGCCCAGGTCGACCATGAAGCGCTGGGCCTGACCGAAGAGGAGGCCGAACAGCTCAACGCTAAGCTGGACCGGTTGTGGTCGCTGTATGCCGATGACCCGAGGGAGTGCGACGCCGAAGCGACGCTCAACCATTACCAGCTGCAAGCCCTGGTGCTGGTGTCGTCGATGGTGGCGGGTGACGTGTTCGTGGCCAGCCCGGACCAGGAGCGTCCCGGTTGCATCTTCAGCACGCGGCTGCAGCTGATCGAGTCCGACCGTGTCGGCAACCCGAACGGCGGCATGGACCGTGCGGAACTGGTGGAAGGGGTCGAGTTCGACGGGTTGGGTTCGCCTGTGGCGTACCACGTGTGTTCCGGCTACCCCGGTGAGCATCTGGCGGGTAAGACGCTGCATTGGGAGCGGCTGACCGTGTTCGGTGCTGAGACTGGGCGGCGTCGCGTGCTGCACGTCATGGCCGACAAGGAGCGGCCAGGGCAGAAGCGCGGCGTGCCGTACCTGTCGCCGGTGCTGGAGCCCCTGCAGAAGCTGGAGCGCTACAGCAGCGCCGAGCTGATGGCGGCGGTGATCTCGGCGATGTTCACCGTGTTCATCAAGAAGAGCAATGACTTCAGCACCGGCAACCTGCCGATGTCGGCTCTGACTGAAGAACAGCCCGGAGGTGATGACAGCTCAGACGGCACGCTGGCACTGGGTGAAGGCGCCATCGTGGACCTCGGCGTGGGTGAGGAACCGATGGTGGCCAACCCCGGTCGCCCAAACGCCCAGTTCGACCCGTTCTTCACCGCGGTGGTGAAGGAGATCGGCGCGGCACTGGAACTGCCGCTGGAAGAGCTGCTGTTGCACTACAGCAGCAGTTACAGCGCTGCCCGTGCCGCGATGCTCCAGGCCTGGCGCTTCTACAGCTTGCGCCGCTGGTGGCTGGCCTGCGACTTCTGCCAGCCGAGCCGCGAGCTGGTCATCGATGAGGCTGTGGCCAGGGGGTTGATCGACCTGCCTGGATACAACGTTCCGGCCAGGCGCAAAGCCTATTGCCAAGCCATCTGGATTGGCCCGGCCCGTGGCGCCATCGATGAGCTCAAGGAAGCCAATGCTGCCGGCAAGCGCATCGAGATCGGCGTGAGCAACGAGACCCTGGAAACAGCGGCCATGACCGGTGAGCCCTGGCAGCAGGTCATTCGTCAGCGAACCCGCGAAGTCACCTATCGCCGTACACACAACATGCAGGCCCTGCCCAAGAGCGGGCTTGAGTCCCCGCCTGACCCCAATCCCGAAGAGGAATAG
- a CDS encoding phage terminase large subunit family protein yields MGRVCRKWAPPPRMTIIQWADKFRWLAPEESATPGKYRFDKTPHLIWPGGPLEALDDPNVAEIVGRKSAQVAWTSGVLGNALGKWIDLDPSPILILFPKAEAAKQYVGEKLEPMIEATPRLRKKVDLRSRKLQQRQDFKRFPGGFLKMVGSNSPASVKSTPVPRVAIEEPDDCNLNLRGQGDSIKLAKERLKTFRRSKIIIGGTPTIKGLSAIDAELELSDKRVGLVPCHGCGQAHALSFDHLHCDEDEHYFHEVYGKRRPETAYYACPHCGEIWDDHQKNANLKLGRWEATAEFRGIAGYILNELYATFHGSRFEVLMEKKLQAEHAASLGNIGPMIAFTNSSMGESYEYKSNAPKTDELEKRAEPYAELTAPKGTLLVTVGVDVQGDRLALVIVGWGRGEESWRLYWGELPGNPIDPNDGVWTELDRIIATPIPTESGAQLAVSAVSIDSSDGNTSDAVYTYVRDRQRFNIMAIKGASIDSRDREIFTKPAQSADTSQDNTKAAKYGLRVFIVGTHKAKTLIDGRMRLKGSGPGRMHWYSEIRSDYYEQVTNEVLAPHPRNPSKMVWQKKAGRRNEALDCEVYALHAARSLKTHLLRDNEWDQLEQQLLQPTLFTTEQAVAPIPRRVVSRGRGTRSRVS; encoded by the coding sequence ATGGGCCGGGTCTGCCGCAAGTGGGCGCCGCCCCCGCGCATGACCATCATCCAGTGGGCGGACAAGTTCCGCTGGCTGGCCCCCGAAGAGTCAGCAACACCAGGCAAGTACCGGTTCGACAAGACACCGCACCTGATCTGGCCGGGTGGCCCGCTCGAGGCGCTGGATGATCCGAACGTTGCCGAGATCGTAGGCCGCAAGTCGGCCCAGGTGGCCTGGACGTCGGGCGTGCTGGGCAACGCCCTCGGCAAGTGGATTGACCTCGACCCGTCCCCGATCCTGATCCTGTTCCCCAAGGCCGAGGCGGCCAAGCAGTATGTCGGCGAGAAGCTCGAACCGATGATCGAGGCGACGCCGCGGCTGCGCAAGAAAGTTGACCTGCGCAGTCGCAAGCTGCAGCAGCGCCAGGACTTCAAGCGGTTCCCCGGCGGTTTCCTGAAGATGGTCGGCTCCAACAGCCCGGCCAGCGTGAAGTCGACGCCGGTACCACGGGTCGCTATCGAAGAGCCCGACGACTGCAACCTGAACCTGCGGGGGCAGGGGGACAGCATCAAGCTGGCCAAGGAGCGCCTCAAGACGTTCCGCCGGTCGAAGATCATCATCGGCGGCACCCCGACCATCAAGGGGCTGTCGGCGATCGATGCCGAGCTGGAACTGTCGGACAAGCGCGTGGGCCTGGTCCCGTGCCACGGCTGCGGCCAGGCGCATGCGCTGAGTTTCGACCACCTGCACTGCGACGAGGACGAGCACTACTTCCACGAGGTGTACGGCAAGCGCCGTCCGGAAACGGCGTACTACGCATGCCCTCACTGCGGCGAGATCTGGGATGACCATCAGAAGAACGCCAACCTCAAGCTTGGGCGCTGGGAGGCGACCGCCGAGTTCCGCGGCATTGCCGGCTACATCCTCAACGAGCTGTATGCCACGTTCCATGGCTCGCGCTTCGAAGTGCTGATGGAGAAGAAGCTGCAGGCCGAACACGCGGCGTCGCTGGGGAATATCGGCCCGATGATCGCCTTCACCAACAGCTCGATGGGCGAGAGCTACGAATACAAGAGCAACGCGCCGAAGACGGACGAGCTGGAGAAACGTGCCGAGCCTTATGCCGAATTGACGGCCCCGAAGGGCACGCTGCTGGTCACGGTCGGCGTCGACGTCCAGGGCGATCGTCTTGCCCTGGTTATCGTGGGTTGGGGGCGAGGGGAGGAGTCCTGGCGGTTGTACTGGGGCGAGCTGCCCGGCAACCCAATCGACCCGAATGACGGGGTGTGGACCGAGCTCGACAGGATCATCGCCACGCCGATCCCCACCGAGAGCGGTGCGCAACTGGCCGTGTCGGCGGTCAGCATCGACAGCTCCGACGGTAACACTAGCGACGCGGTGTACACCTACGTTCGGGATCGCCAGCGCTTCAACATCATGGCGATCAAGGGCGCGTCCATCGACAGCCGGGACCGGGAGATCTTCACCAAGCCGGCCCAGTCAGCGGATACCAGCCAAGACAACACCAAGGCCGCCAAGTATGGCTTGCGCGTATTCATCGTCGGTACCCATAAGGCCAAGACGCTGATCGATGGCCGGATGCGCCTCAAGGGCAGCGGGCCAGGGCGCATGCACTGGTACAGCGAGATCCGCTCGGACTACTACGAGCAGGTGACCAACGAAGTCCTGGCGCCGCACCCGCGCAACCCCAGCAAGATGGTCTGGCAGAAGAAGGCCGGCCGACGCAACGAAGCGTTGGACTGCGAGGTGTACGCCTTGCACGCGGCCCGCAGCCTCAAGACGCACCTGCTGCGTGACAACGAATGGGACCAGCTGGAGCAGCAACTGCTTCAGCCCACCCTCTTCACTACTGAACAGGCGGTGGCGCCGATTCCTCGTCGCGTGGTTTCGCGCGGTCGGGGCACACGGAGCCGCGTCAGCTAA
- a CDS encoding terminase small subunit, with protein MGKTVSKVELGEIVGRDERTLSRWQKEGMPVIEFGVGRGNENQYDTQAVIEWLLRQAALNGKKESTRDRLDRLRGDREELALAKDLGEVVIEAEMVERFEAVITAAKIELLNTFPDELAATLSAQYGVQVDDQLIREPIESILRRLSAYDEDEDLAGDLDEPDDEEGSEDDGE; from the coding sequence ATGGGCAAGACAGTCAGCAAGGTCGAGCTCGGCGAGATCGTCGGTCGAGACGAGCGCACGTTGAGCCGGTGGCAGAAGGAAGGCATGCCGGTGATCGAGTTCGGTGTTGGGCGCGGCAACGAAAACCAGTACGACACCCAGGCGGTGATCGAGTGGCTGCTGCGCCAGGCCGCATTGAACGGCAAGAAAGAATCCACCCGCGACCGACTCGACAGGCTGCGCGGAGATCGCGAGGAACTGGCCTTGGCCAAAGACCTGGGCGAGGTCGTGATCGAAGCCGAGATGGTCGAGCGCTTCGAGGCGGTGATCACCGCGGCCAAGATCGAGCTGCTCAACACCTTCCCTGATGAGCTGGCGGCAACCCTGTCCGCCCAGTACGGCGTGCAGGTCGACGACCAGCTGATCCGTGAGCCCATCGAATCAATACTTAGGAGGCTGTCCGCGTATGACGAGGACGAAGATCTCGCTGGGGATCTTGACGAGCCGGACGACGAGGAGGGCTCTGAAGACGACGGCGAGTAA
- a CDS encoding phage holin family protein produces MTNEQQTLVDMPIWMVIVLSLVGGVSGEMWRADKAGARGWSLIRRLALRSGACVVCGLGTIMLLHAAGVSILAAGGIGCLTAMAGADVAIGLYERWAAKRLGLGQVPPATGEAGQ; encoded by the coding sequence ATGACGAACGAGCAGCAAACGCTGGTGGACATGCCGATCTGGATGGTGATTGTCCTTTCACTGGTCGGCGGTGTTTCCGGGGAGATGTGGCGAGCCGACAAGGCGGGCGCCCGGGGCTGGTCCTTGATTCGCCGCCTGGCACTTCGGTCGGGGGCCTGCGTGGTCTGCGGGCTTGGCACCATCATGTTGTTGCACGCCGCCGGGGTTTCGATTCTCGCAGCAGGCGGGATCGGATGCCTCACGGCGATGGCCGGTGCCGACGTTGCGATTGGTCTGTACGAACGCTGGGCCGCCAAGCGGTTGGGCCTCGGGCAGGTGCCGCCGGCCACTGGCGAGGCGGGGCAGTGA
- a CDS encoding VapE domain-containing protein, translating into MLDEVLGQFADYGLEPAQPLVFGKLTRCKTSQDKGKEKNGWYVVHEHRTEKGETLIFGSFGDWRSGETQKIKVKAGRMSPEEREVMRARQEEAKRRAAEISANAARRAAKRAAGMFKRMPEKGRSDYLDRKQIVGFGVRYAPRSGAFLVPMSNVRDDIVGLQVVYPCAQEDTGRDKSYWPYGMSKEGAFHLIGPHPDPGEPVLVCEGYATGASLHMATSLTVAVAFDAGNLLVVCKAMRERFAGCPLIICRDDDWKTKKPNGDPWNPGEEKANNAALIVGGQVVAPIFSGAREDKWTDFNDLHVAEGLEAVRRQVLAVVKPPAAGGWKDLLARSESGALIAHMQNVELILANDERWAGVISYSAFSSKIVKLRAAPYGGGTGDWADIDDMRVMKWLAQQYNLRVKASHVIEAVSVVAHDHAFHPVRQYLQKLEWDRVPRLESWLTDVMGVKPSDYTSKVGKRWMLSAVARVMKPGCKADSVMILEGAQGAGKSTAMSILGGEWFMDTPFALGDKDGFQAIRGKWIVELGELDSFNKAESTKAKQFFSASTDTYRESYGRRTMDVPRQCVFVGTTNQDEYLKDATGNRRYWPVACAKVELELLRQIRDQLWAEAMFCYEAGDLWWVTLDEAAMFGEVQDERFVVDEWEGPILTWLEESQIGETTTGSEVLASALKLDYGHWGKPEQIRVGAIMHRLGWRRVRLPALVKSGQRPWAYKKPAGWGGASALQREAFEEPCFD; encoded by the coding sequence ATGCTCGATGAGGTATTGGGACAATTCGCGGACTACGGCCTTGAGCCCGCGCAGCCGCTGGTTTTCGGCAAGCTGACGCGCTGTAAAACCTCGCAGGACAAGGGCAAGGAAAAAAACGGCTGGTACGTCGTTCACGAGCATCGTACCGAAAAAGGCGAGACGCTGATTTTCGGCAGCTTTGGTGACTGGCGTTCCGGTGAGACGCAGAAGATCAAGGTCAAGGCCGGGCGGATGTCACCCGAGGAGCGCGAGGTTATGCGCGCTCGGCAGGAGGAGGCCAAGCGCCGCGCAGCCGAGATATCGGCCAACGCGGCCCGCCGAGCGGCAAAACGTGCAGCAGGTATGTTCAAACGCATGCCGGAAAAGGGGCGCAGTGATTACCTGGATCGAAAGCAGATCGTAGGCTTTGGCGTCCGTTATGCCCCGCGCTCTGGGGCATTTCTGGTGCCAATGAGCAACGTGCGTGACGACATTGTCGGCCTGCAGGTGGTGTATCCCTGTGCTCAGGAAGATACCGGGCGGGATAAGTCCTACTGGCCTTATGGGATGTCGAAGGAGGGGGCCTTTCATCTGATCGGCCCGCATCCAGATCCTGGCGAACCGGTGCTGGTCTGTGAGGGATACGCAACTGGTGCCAGCCTGCATATGGCGACTTCGCTCACGGTCGCCGTCGCGTTCGATGCAGGCAACCTATTGGTGGTCTGCAAGGCTATGCGTGAGCGTTTTGCGGGGTGCCCGCTGATCATTTGCCGAGACGATGACTGGAAGACCAAAAAGCCGAATGGTGACCCTTGGAACCCTGGCGAGGAGAAGGCCAACAACGCTGCATTGATCGTCGGTGGCCAGGTGGTCGCGCCGATTTTCTCAGGGGCGCGCGAGGATAAGTGGACCGACTTTAATGACCTGCACGTCGCCGAAGGTTTGGAGGCGGTGCGCCGCCAGGTGTTGGCGGTGGTCAAGCCGCCCGCAGCGGGTGGCTGGAAGGATCTGCTGGCCCGTAGCGAAAGCGGTGCTTTGATCGCGCATATGCAGAACGTCGAGCTGATCCTGGCCAATGACGAGCGCTGGGCCGGAGTGATCAGCTACAGCGCCTTCAGCTCGAAGATCGTCAAGCTGCGTGCCGCCCCTTATGGCGGCGGCACGGGCGATTGGGCCGACATCGACGATATGCGTGTCATGAAGTGGCTCGCGCAGCAGTACAACTTGCGGGTCAAGGCATCCCATGTGATCGAGGCGGTGAGTGTGGTTGCGCATGACCATGCCTTCCACCCGGTGCGCCAGTATCTGCAAAAGCTGGAGTGGGATCGAGTGCCTCGCCTGGAAAGCTGGTTGACCGACGTCATGGGCGTTAAGCCCAGCGACTACACGTCCAAGGTCGGCAAACGCTGGATGCTCTCGGCAGTAGCCAGGGTGATGAAACCTGGCTGCAAGGCCGACTCGGTGATGATTCTCGAAGGGGCTCAGGGTGCTGGTAAGTCAACGGCAATGAGCATTCTCGGCGGCGAGTGGTTTATGGACACGCCGTTCGCCCTGGGCGACAAGGACGGTTTCCAGGCAATCCGCGGTAAGTGGATCGTTGAACTGGGCGAGCTGGATAGCTTCAACAAGGCCGAGTCGACCAAGGCCAAGCAGTTCTTCTCGGCATCCACTGATACCTACCGCGAGAGCTACGGCCGCAGGACTATGGACGTGCCACGCCAGTGTGTTTTCGTGGGTACGACCAACCAGGATGAATACCTCAAGGACGCCACGGGCAACCGCCGCTATTGGCCGGTGGCATGCGCCAAGGTCGAGCTCGAGCTGCTGCGGCAGATCCGCGATCAGCTGTGGGCCGAGGCGATGTTCTGCTATGAGGCGGGCGACCTCTGGTGGGTAACGTTGGACGAGGCGGCGATGTTCGGCGAAGTACAGGACGAACGCTTCGTGGTGGATGAGTGGGAAGGTCCAATCCTGACCTGGCTTGAAGAGTCGCAGATCGGCGAAACCACTACCGGCAGCGAGGTGCTGGCCAGTGCACTGAAGCTCGACTACGGGCATTGGGGCAAGCCGGAGCAGATACGGGTCGGCGCGATCATGCACCGGCTGGGTTGGCGGCGTGTGCGTTTACCGGCATTGGTGAAAAGCGGTCAGCGGCCCTGGGCTTACAAGAAGCCGGCTGGGTGGGGCGGTGCGTCAGCGTTGCAGCGGGAAGCGTTCGAGGAGCCTTGCTTTGATTAA
- a CDS encoding TraR/DksA family transcriptional regulator, with protein sequence MADIADFANDLVQERIDQALAARNAAKPALAAHSFLFCEGCEESIPEARRLALPGCTRCVGCQAVDEAWEARHAR encoded by the coding sequence ATGGCTGATATTGCCGACTTCGCTAACGACCTGGTGCAGGAGCGAATCGACCAGGCGCTCGCCGCACGTAACGCCGCCAAGCCTGCATTGGCGGCGCATTCGTTCCTCTTCTGTGAAGGGTGCGAGGAATCGATTCCAGAGGCACGCCGCTTGGCTCTGCCAGGCTGCACCCGGTGTGTGGGCTGTCAGGCGGTCGATGAAGCGTGGGAGGCCCGTCATGCTCGATGA
- a CDS encoding phage regulatory CII family protein: MSRIALSCVDRAQREVLPLDLALYHAARDYPGGAAAIAATTGRNATTLQHKLSPTQPSHTVNIQEFGEILELTKDRRILDAVHALVGDTTWQELAEAYTNDMPETLTTGIAEYFRQVAALAETWAKSIGDGVVSDQELAAIRLQVFRGIQGLLGLFNRATYVNQTTRGADHG, translated from the coding sequence ATGAGCCGAATTGCTCTGAGTTGTGTTGACCGGGCGCAGCGGGAAGTCCTGCCGCTCGATCTAGCGCTTTACCATGCTGCACGGGACTATCCCGGCGGCGCCGCAGCCATCGCCGCCACCACCGGCAGAAACGCCACCACCTTGCAGCACAAGCTGTCCCCGACCCAACCCAGCCACACCGTGAATATTCAAGAGTTCGGCGAGATCCTGGAACTGACCAAGGATCGCCGCATTCTGGATGCGGTGCATGCGCTGGTCGGTGACACGACCTGGCAGGAGCTGGCCGAGGCGTACACCAATGACATGCCCGAGACCCTGACCACCGGCATCGCAGAGTATTTCCGGCAGGTGGCGGCCCTGGCCGAGACCTGGGCCAAGAGCATCGGCGATGGGGTGGTGAGCGACCAAGAACTGGCTGCGATCCGCCTGCAGGTGTTCCGCGGGATTCAAGGGCTGCTGGGGTTGTTCAACCGCGCTACCTATGTCAACCAGACAACGCGGGGTGCTGACCATGGCTGA
- a CDS encoding LexA family protein, with protein sequence MVDKNELRAAFCSRLHEALDDAGIRSRGRGVDIHKQLKMMGVEKTTQAISKWLNGESMAEADSMAALCSWLKVRREWLEYGVLPKEQAKAMNSQLIPVSDDNNVSPMLERFGKVPLISWVQAGAWCEAISNFEAYHADTWLSCPVSISPSGYALKVRGDSMTNFGPGRSYPAGCIIFVDPEVEANTGDRVIARVPRTNEATFKVLVEDAGRTFLRPINPQYPIIDITEETHICGKVVGSFIPE encoded by the coding sequence ATGGTTGATAAAAACGAATTACGCGCGGCGTTCTGCTCGCGCCTACATGAAGCACTCGATGATGCCGGCATTCGTTCCCGGGGCCGAGGTGTGGACATCCATAAACAACTCAAGATGATGGGCGTTGAAAAGACCACACAAGCGATCAGCAAGTGGCTAAACGGAGAGTCAATGGCCGAAGCGGACAGCATGGCGGCGCTGTGTTCATGGTTGAAAGTGCGTCGAGAGTGGCTGGAGTATGGCGTACTACCTAAAGAACAAGCTAAGGCCATGAACTCACAATTGATCCCCGTCAGCGACGACAACAATGTCAGCCCTATGCTGGAGAGGTTCGGCAAAGTGCCATTAATCTCTTGGGTTCAGGCGGGAGCTTGGTGTGAGGCCATCTCGAATTTCGAGGCTTACCATGCAGATACATGGCTATCATGCCCGGTATCAATTAGTCCCAGTGGTTATGCATTAAAGGTGCGTGGCGACTCGATGACCAACTTTGGACCCGGTAGGAGCTATCCCGCTGGTTGTATCATCTTTGTCGATCCCGAGGTTGAAGCCAACACCGGGGACCGAGTGATTGCTCGGGTTCCCCGTACCAATGAAGCTACATTCAAAGTGCTGGTTGAGGATGCTGGACGGACATTTTTAAGGCCAATCAATCCGCAATATCCAATCATTGATATTACGGAAGAAACACACATTTGTGGAAAGGTAGTGGGCTCATTCATTCCAGAATGA
- a CDS encoding KAP family P-loop NTPase fold protein, with the protein MKLKNKALDIPSDNIFQNDKLSRSDSVKNITLLLRNVSSPLVFSVNGPWGAGKTTYLRMLHESLIVSESKSIYFSAWETDFAVDPLLAFLGEMNVGLSKFLTGNLKKSKAWKKAKEAGAHILRRSIPVGVKVATVGLIDADKLIEDEAAKFTESLSKDIIGSYSKNKEAIVEFKKNVAEVLRKEDGTSEKIYIFVDELDRCRPTYAIELLERIKHLLDVEGLVFVLALDKSQLAHSVKAVYGADFDALGYLKRFIDVEFSLPTTDVKIFINYLISNFELDKYFAGRRGDTSYDQDNLVNTLVAVGRNMSLRSIEQLLSKIKLISLTVSSNQYFYPEFVVFLLFVKDNYQKIYSEFSKAEIDGEELLSILGVVISGDDDPSVWSRQYVEAMIISGKMKNTKIWAGSRISALKEVVNSNSTSDQQKRNAERILELISYHSKFGNQVPLDKIISRIDMLSSFDFS; encoded by the coding sequence TTGAAACTCAAAAATAAAGCTTTAGATATTCCCTCTGATAATATTTTTCAAAATGATAAACTTAGTCGTAGTGACAGTGTTAAGAATATAACGCTTTTGCTAAGGAACGTGTCGTCACCTCTAGTTTTTTCTGTAAATGGTCCTTGGGGAGCCGGAAAAACGACTTATTTACGCATGCTTCATGAAAGTCTAATTGTGAGCGAGAGTAAGTCGATTTACTTTAGTGCGTGGGAAACTGATTTCGCAGTGGATCCTTTATTGGCTTTCCTTGGCGAGATGAACGTTGGTTTGTCCAAGTTCTTGACCGGTAATTTAAAAAAAAGCAAAGCATGGAAGAAAGCGAAGGAAGCAGGTGCGCATATTTTGCGTAGAAGTATTCCAGTGGGTGTGAAGGTAGCTACTGTTGGATTGATTGATGCTGATAAGTTGATTGAGGATGAAGCAGCAAAATTCACTGAGTCCCTTTCAAAAGATATCATAGGGTCATATTCAAAAAATAAGGAGGCAATTGTAGAGTTTAAGAAAAATGTGGCAGAAGTACTTAGAAAAGAAGATGGAACCTCTGAGAAAATTTATATTTTTGTTGATGAGTTGGACCGGTGCAGGCCTACGTACGCAATAGAACTGTTGGAGCGGATTAAACATCTGTTAGACGTGGAAGGATTGGTGTTTGTTCTCGCCCTAGATAAAAGTCAATTAGCTCATAGTGTTAAGGCTGTGTATGGGGCTGATTTTGATGCTTTAGGATATTTAAAGCGCTTTATCGATGTTGAGTTTTCGCTACCCACAACAGATGTTAAGATTTTTATAAATTATCTTATATCTAATTTCGAGCTTGATAAATATTTTGCGGGCCGTAGGGGCGATACTAGTTATGATCAAGACAACTTGGTTAATACTTTAGTGGCAGTTGGAAGAAATATGTCGCTTCGAAGTATTGAACAATTGTTGTCTAAGATTAAGTTGATTTCTTTGACAGTATCGAGCAATCAATATTTTTATCCGGAGTTCGTGGTCTTCTTATTGTTTGTGAAAGATAACTATCAGAAGATTTATTCTGAGTTTTCTAAGGCTGAAATAGATGGCGAAGAATTACTTTCAATTCTTGGAGTTGTAATCTCGGGTGATGACGATCCGTCTGTTTGGTCCAGGCAATATGTGGAAGCTATGATTATCTCAGGAAAAATGAAAAATACTAAAATTTGGGCGGGTAGTAGGATATCAGCTCTAAAAGAGGTGGTTAATTCAAATAGCACTTCAGATCAACAGAAGAGAAATGCTGAGAGAATCTTAGAGTTGATTAGTTACCACAGTAAGTTTGGTAATCAGGTGCCGCTGGATAAAATAATAAGTCGAATTGATATGCTTTCTAGCTTTGATTTCAGTTGA
- a CDS encoding phage antirepressor KilAC domain-containing protein: MERNLAKAAQYLGISRPKLIDLMRVKGLLNERNLPAYPTRDREYLRIKDGQWWHPELGMQYSQSTRVKQAGLPWLAEQLGLEMPEIPADRRDVA; this comes from the coding sequence ATGGAACGCAATCTCGCTAAAGCAGCCCAGTACCTGGGCATCTCCCGCCCCAAACTGATCGACCTCATGCGCGTAAAGGGGCTACTCAACGAGCGCAATCTGCCGGCCTATCCCACCCGCGACCGTGAGTACCTGCGGATCAAGGACGGCCAGTGGTGGCACCCGGAGCTGGGCATGCAATACAGCCAGTCCACCCGAGTGAAGCAAGCCGGCCTGCCCTGGCTCGCCGAGCAGCTGGGCCTTGAGATGCCGGAGATACCGGCAGACCGCCGTGACGTGGCCTAG
- a CDS encoding pyocin activator PrtN family protein yields the protein MSNNSQAPLRLHPAPDSSTVELLYRTFGDVLIPLERLREQYFRNLNKESFAAEITSGRIELPVTTLDNSRKAPKYAHIRHVAALIDIRAYKADEDMPRAQAEANE from the coding sequence ATGAGCAATAACAGCCAAGCACCGCTGCGACTGCACCCCGCACCGGATTCATCCACCGTCGAGCTGCTCTATCGAACCTTCGGTGATGTGTTGATCCCCCTGGAAAGGCTGCGCGAGCAGTACTTCCGCAACCTCAACAAGGAGTCATTTGCGGCAGAGATCACCAGCGGCCGGATCGAGCTACCTGTCACCACCCTGGACAACAGCCGCAAGGCACCGAAATACGCACACATCCGACATGTCGCAGCGCTGATCGATATCAGAGCCTACAAGGCGGATGAAGACATGCCCCGCGCACAAGCCGAAGCAAACGAGTAA
- a CDS encoding DUF4224 domain-containing protein, with product MELQSETLADEELCTITGYQLPSKQIQWLTENHWQFVLTGARRPVVGRVYARLKLAGVKPSSVNAVAETWSLNLANVS from the coding sequence ATGGAACTACAAAGTGAGACCTTGGCCGATGAAGAGCTGTGCACAATCACCGGTTACCAGCTCCCGTCCAAACAAATCCAATGGCTGACAGAAAACCATTGGCAGTTTGTTTTGACCGGCGCGCGGCGTCCTGTTGTGGGCCGGGTTTACGCCAGACTGAAGCTGGCGGGAGTAAAGCCTTCTTCGGTCAACGCGGTTGCTGAAACGTGGTCACTCAATCTGGCGAATGTGAGCTGA